In Methanomassiliicoccus sp., the genomic stretch ATCTATCTGAAGCACAATAAAGGTTAGAGTTTCACTCGTCTTTCGAATGAGTTCTAATAACCTCAATATGGCCGCGAACCGCAAGGGCGAGGAGTAAAAGCGATAGGTAGCCTACATGGAGGCGGTGTGACCCCCATGGTATTGTTTACTCTACAAGGGCTTCTATCGGCAGAGAATTTTCCAGCCCGTTCATAATCGTTACCGCCTTATTATCAGGGCGATAGGGACGCTTGTTCTGCCATCCATCACCTGTAATCTATAGATTTATGTTTTAGAAACATTCTGGAGCCATGGGGATCAAATGGAGACAGGTCTAAGACCCAAGTTATTGGTAGCGATAGCTACCGCAGTATTCTGCATCGGTATGTTGAGCGCATGCACATCGAATGCGTCCGCGTGGTCGGGCAGCGCTTCGTCGTCACCTACCTCAGCGTACATCGGTGATACGATCAACTATGTCTTCACGCTGATGAACACTGGAGATACGACGCTCCAGGTCAATAGCGCAAAGCTGACGATTGATTGGGGTGCGGTCAGCACTACCAGAGATTTGACCGGGACCGTTGCATTGGCTCCCGGAACTTCCGGCCAGCTGACCTGCTCGTTCAAGGTTCCTGAGGTGGCCGCGAACATATACACAGTAACGATCAGCATCAACGGGAAAGCCGTCGGGGATCTGTTCGCTGGTACCAAGACATATACAAATGTCCTGACCATCAAGGTGGTGCCTCCCCTGACCGTTTCGGTCACCTCGGCGAAGACATCCGGCCAAGCACCGATGACAGTAAATCTAGATGCGACACCGAGCGGGGGAGTTAAGGAATTTACCTATCACTGGACGTTCGGGGATGGAAGCACAAGCTCGTTGCAGTCACCATCCTATACCTACACTAAGGGCGGAACCTACACCGCTACCTGCTTGGTAACCGACAGCAAGGGCCAGACAGCGAGTGATTCGATCACCGTTTCTGTCACAGGGAACCCCACGGACATAACTGATACTAGCAGTGGCGGGGGAGGTTCAGCGATAAACTCCACCTTCATCATTCTGATCGTCGCGGCCGTGATCGTGGCAGCCGTGATCTTGTTCCTGGTGGTGAGGAAGAAGTAAGGCCTAGGGTGCCTCGGTCGCCCGCTCGAAGCAGTCCCTGTGCGCGTATCCGTGATGGCGACCGTAGGTCATGCTCTGTAGGCTTAGCACGAATCTTACGTCGGTGACGTCAAGGAGATCTCCGCAGAGTTCGCACTGCACAATTCCATTCGGGCCATACGGTGCTGGTCCCTCGTAGCCGAGGACCTCGAGGCCATGATGACCAAGCACGCCCTGCAGCTTCATCACGTTGTGCAGACGGTCCTGGGCCTCGCGTAGGAGCTCGACCTCGCTCCGGAGCTCCCGTCGCGGCGGGAGAGGACAGATCGCTGAGCTCTCGTCGACATCAAGCATCACCGTCCTGGTCGTACTGATCAAGCGTCACGAGCTCCGGTGTGTCGTCCTCGAATGCGGTCCGGATGGAGCCCCCCCGAACCAGGCATCTTTCGCTTCCACTTGACCAGAGCGCTACACGACGAGCACGGGGCTTCGACCATCATCGTTCTCCAGTCATATCGAATGCGGTTGGTGGCTCCGCAGGCTGGACAGATCTTCGCCTTGGTTACGTTGACGTAATCATTTATCATAATCATCCGGACGAGCTCTCCTCCTGACGTGCGTTGCGGGGGGAGGGGAGCGAAAGTGCAACTCATAATGCAGTAAGAATGCTATCAATTCCCAACCTTGTCAATTGCCCCGTTTATGAATCGTTCTGTGAATCCCGAGGCAAAAGCAATGGTTAATAATTCAAAGATAGTGATGTTATTGGAGTTAAAAAATCCAGCCATAACAAACACTACTATAGCTATGGCAGCACCAGCACCCACGACTGGTTTCATAAGAGTCAACCATCCATTCATCCTTTGAGTCGATTCAGAGTATTTCTCTTTGAAGCTGATCTCCTTAAATGAATACAGCCCGCTCAACGTCCCGCCCAAGGCCCCAAACAGGGCAACCGTGAATATTGTGGGCAAATTGAACAGGGCTGTGGATATGGTGGAGACTCCTAGAGAGATAACAATCAAAGCGGTTAATAGAAAGGCAACAAATGCCAAAATGATGATTTGCATCTGTACATAATCAGCCGTAGACCTATCGTCCTCGATCTTGTAGTCAATTAACTTTTGCGCCCTTGCCAAATACTCTGGTTTGAGATCTGGCCTAATATTGCCGTTTTTTAACAACCATTTTTTAACTTTGTCGATCTCGGACCGGCAAAGAGAGGCATCAGCGTCTATCAAAATTCCATCAGCCCAAGAATACATGTTATCCATCACATCTGAGTAATCAGAAGAATCTGGATGATCTGTAGATACATCCGCTATAGGTTTTTGATTCCTGTACTTTCTCCTTGCCAATGGATTCTGTTTAGTTTGATTTTCTGTTTTTTTTGACTCTTGAGTCTCTTTTTCCCGGTTGATCCTGAAACATGCAGTCATACTCATACATTGGTACTGAACCTTGGCATAATGGAAGTATGCTCCAGCCTTGTGGATCTCTGCATCATTCAGGCACGATTCGCCTTGGCTCAGCAATCCGATAAGCATATCGTATGCTTCTTCAAGCTTAACATTTCGAGTTTCTTCTTTCTTCAGCATATTTAGTTCTGCAACAAGATAGCTTTTAAACGGAGTTATCCTCGTTTGAAGGATCTCTATGAAGCCTGCTCGCCTGACTCTATTAAAATGAATAAAAAGCCCTTTGTACCATTGATTCCCCGGCTTTTCGGGGTTATCGGTATTACTTACTTCGCTCTCACCCCGGCTCTTCGCATATTTTCGCCTATTTATTTCAATACTTTGACCTGGCATTCAAACCCTCCAGATTAGTTATCCTGTTGGATCCGGCCAGGTTCTGATACAGTTGTGCTCTACACTCTAAAACCTTATTGTGGTTTTTAACATTGTTCTAGAGGTTTACCGCAGAGTTATCGGATCAAGACCTCGTTCCCGAAAGCAGAGGGTGGTGTTGTACAACACCTTCTACACCCGACGGGAAGGAATGAGGAAACCTGAGATCTCATCGAAAAGGTCATTTCAAGCGGGAAATCGAGATCTCGAGCGCAAGTTTTTCTTCCCCAATATGGAAGACTCTTACATCTTGCGTCAAATCTTGCAGCCAGGGGGATTAAAGCCGAATTATTGATGTGCAAGTAATTCGGCGCTTTACGCCGCGCCAATCGGCAGCAGTTCGATGCACTTCGGCGGCCGTTCCCGATCGACCGTTATCTCCTGATCGGTATGATCTCGAAGGTTATGCACCGCCAACACCAACGGACAACCGCGCCGCCTCGTGCAGTTCCGGCGCGAGCTCCCCGATCGGCGTCGAGGTGTCCACATTGCCGCAAACGGTATCCTTGACCAGAATAAGAGCAACGTTGGCTTTTTCCAGCTTCTTGATAAGAACCATGCCTTCCTCGGCGTTCCTGATGAAACGATCCAGGCGAAGGATAACAACCGCGTCAATGGGATGACTATTGCTTGTGGCCATCCGTATCATGGCCTGGAAGCCAGGACGATTCGAATCCTTCCCGCTCTTGCGATCCACGAACGCACGCACGATCTCATGACCGGTGGCCTTCGCATAGTTGCGGAGGATAAGGAACTGAGTTTTAGGGTTCTGCATCTCCGCTTCCTCGGAGGTTGATACTCGAGCATAGAGGGCAACCTTCAAATATGGCCGCCTCCGCGATTTGTCACCTTTCGCTGGAATTTTTCACCTATGTTGTATATTTGACATTGGATAGAAGCCGACGCTTTCTTCTTCTCGAAGGATAATTCACCCCTGTGTCCAAAGTATCGCTTTGGGAACTCCTCGGGCTCGAGAACATCACGCTTCCAGAGGCTATCTGTCTCGTTTCTTTCGTCGTCATACCGGTGGTATATGCGGAGATTTTCGCCCCGTTCGAGGCCGGATACGCATTTACCACCTTTGCCGGTTCCGCTTACATAATCGCGGTACTTGTATCCTCCAGGAGGGAGGGTGAGTACAATAGGCCATAGTCTCCGACCCCTCTCAAACGCCTTGTTTGAAATTCCGAGATGACTCAAGCTAGGGCCTCCCAAGAGTCAAACGCCTTCCCGATCCAATCACAGTAGGCTAGCTCAATCGCGAATTGGTCCCTGGTTCGGAATCTGAGATATTGGCCCCAGACATGCTTGGCTTCACCATGCGTTAGGTAGAACTTCAGGAGCCATCCCCAGGTATCATCCCATTCGACCCTCATGTTCAGGGGACCATTCATGTGCCGGAGGTTTCCACGAGAATCTACCCTGACTCCCTTCTTATCGAAATCCCACTTGATGAGCCCTTCCGGGATGCGCTGTCTCCAAAGCTCGTGGCAATCCTCATCGATGAAACAGAGGGTATTCATCAGACAGAAGTATGGTTGGCCGTCCTTGGGCGGCTGGGGCCACAGCTGCCGGGTGAACTCTATGGTCCGGGTCATCTTATGAATTGGCTCAGAATCCCCTAGACTGTGAAGATTCAAGCCCCCACCTCCGCGAAATCTTCCAGTCTCGCGTTCATGTCCGCCGATTCTATGTGGATGAACTCGCAGACCGGTCTCATGTTCAGGCCGCGTTCGCTCATACAATAATCGTATAGCTTGGGGTGGGTGCGTTGTAGGCGCTGGAATCGGTTGGGGTAGCCTTCACATTGAGCGCCGAACATACAGAACACGCAGCCCGTTCTTTCATAGCCCATCGCGTAAGGCTTCGCTAGTTCCAGATTGTGCCGCTTGATGTAGGCCCATATGTCCGATTCATGCCAGAACGATAGGGGATTGGCCGATTCAATCCCCGGAGTCGAGTTTATGCAGCCGTGGAGCTGCCATTGCGTAGTCCGCAAGGTCGATTCCTCGGCCAGCATCCCAATGAATGGCCTTCGTCCGGTCTTCTTGCCGTACTTCTTGAATGGCCGCTTTTTCATTATGTCACAGCATGTTGGGGAGATTTTGAACGGGGCGTCCAGAAGGTAAGAGTACCGGCGATAGTCATACCGTCCGGTTTCCGTCCCGTCGAAATGCTTTACTTTTCCCTTGCACCCCCGGCGCACCTGATCCAGCGCTTTTGCCACCTCCTTAGAGATGACGGGATAGCCATAGGTCTCGATGACCGTCTTAAAATTGACCTCCGGTCTGATGACCTCGACGTTCTCCTTACTTCTGACGAACTCCTTGATCTCGGGGAACTCCAAGCCGGTATCATCGAACACCGCTGGCGTTTCGGGAAAGACCGCCCTAACCATGTCCAGCAGAACGGTTGAATCCTTCCCCCCGCTGAAGGAAACGTAAACTTTCCCGTTCATCAACGAATAGAACTGGCGTATCCTGGCGTTGGTAAGCGTTACCTTCGCCTCGAACGGTAGTGATTGAAGGCGCACGAGCTCTGCTCTCGATTTGGTGTAAGTGATGTTGTTTGTCGCTTTCTTCCCAAAATCGTGATAATTGAAACCCAATCCCGTTCTGCTGGCAAAAGAAGGGTTCAAATCCGATTGGATTCGCTCTATTGATAGCTGGCTCATTTCTTGCACCTCTCGCTAGGGCAATCCCGGTATGGCTCTCGATTCCTGCCAATACAATCAACATTCGGCTCCTGGTCCTCGGTAGGGCGCGGCGCATATACGCGCCCCAGCGCCGGCTTAGTAAAGTCTCGCTGATTGACTCGTTCCCTTTCTATGATGGCCCTTTCCGCTGGCGGTAGCTCGTTCAACTTCAGCGATTTGTTGGCCTTAAGGCGCTGGTAATTTTCCAATCCTGCCGGCCCCTCATGCTCGAGGATGAACAGTTCGAGCGCTATCTGGTCCTCCTCGGCCTCGGTGCGCTCTCTCGGTTCCTGTGCTTTCTTTCCTTCCTCAACGATGCTTAAAAGTTTCTTGAATTGTTGATCAGCTACGCTCATCGATACATGCCTCCGGTGTCTTCCTTGCGACGCTGGCCATCTGCAAAAGCGGGGTCCCCACCAGCTTGGTCCCTCATCGATTCCTGAATCCTCTTGGTCTCAGTCTTCAGCTGTATGCCATTGATGGCTGCAACCTGAACCATCCCTTCTTTGGCAAGGGTCAGAGCCTCAACGATCTGCTTCAGGTCCTCGACCAGTGTTGCCGTCGTGGTCTTGAGGGTCAGGACCTCGCCGGGCAGATCGAGCTTGATCTGGGCTAGCTCAACAGTATCCATCTTGCTGCCGATAGCTTCCCATTCGGAACGGCCCTCGCTGTTCGAAGTGATGGCCTTGCCGTCGCTCGATCTCATGTAGAACTTCTCAGCCAGCCCCTTCATCATGGCCGGGTCATCGATGCCGATGTGGAGCTGCCAGGCGGTCTCTTCAATCTCACCGAGCTTCCAACCAAGGTTCCTCGTGAGATAGTTGGCGATCTCCTGGGCAACCCTCTTGGCTATTGCCTCGTACTTAGGCAGATCCTCTTTAGTGAGGTCCATCTGTGGCGGGTAGATGTAGAGATAAGTTCCATTGCCACCGACCTTGAAAGACCGTTCCAGCTCGAGCTTGACGAACTGATCCTTGTAAGGAACCTCGGCGAGGCATCGTTGAGTATTGCGGTATCGCCGGCCTACCTTGTAGAATTGGAGCGAACCCTCCGCATCAACCCTGCATTTGTACTTCAGGTGATGAACCCGGCCGGTGTCGACCCGGGCATATTTTTTCGCAACATTCGTTACGCCCCTGGCGTAAAGTGTCAACTTAGAGTCAACTATGACCTTATCCAGTTCCGGACCGTTCGGCCCCTTGGTGTAGAAATTGGGGCGCTTGGTCCCTTTTACGATCTCTAAGTAACCCTTCTCGATCAGTTCCTTAGCGATCCTGCTAATGTAGCCCTTGTCTAGCTTTGTTACGCTGGCTACCTTTGAGGCGGCTATGCCGTCGGCGAGAAGGCCGTAGATGCGCAGGCGGTTCTCCTCGTTCCGGATGTTGTCGGTCAAGCGAGGAGCCTCCCTAGCTTAGTTGATTGTAATGTTGACTGATTTTCAAAAATATAGTCAACATTTGAGATTGCCAGCAAATCTTTGTTGACTGTCAACTTAAATTGTAAGTTGACTAACCTCAATTCACGCCCCCCCCCCCTCGCTCTCTTTTCCGAGTGAGTCCACCGCTGTCGGGGGCCCCGCTTGACCTCACCCCAAGCCTCGAGGGACACGAGGCGAACACAGACGTAGCGTCTGTCGCGTCCGATCTTCTCACCGATCTCTTCCGGCTC encodes the following:
- a CDS encoding PKD domain-containing protein, which produces MSACTSNASAWSGSASSSPTSAYIGDTINYVFTLMNTGDTTLQVNSAKLTIDWGAVSTTRDLTGTVALAPGTSGQLTCSFKVPEVAANIYTVTISINGKAVGDLFAGTKTYTNVLTIKVVPPLTVSVTSAKTSGQAPMTVNLDATPSGGVKEFTYHWTFGDGSTSSLQSPSYTYTKGGTYTATCLVTDSKGQTASDSITVSVTGNPTDITDTSSGGGGSAINSTFIILIVAAVIVAAVILFLVVRKK
- a CDS encoding recombinase family protein, with product MKVALYARVSTSEEAEMQNPKTQFLILRNYAKATGHEIVRAFVDRKSGKDSNRPGFQAMIRMATSNSHPIDAVVILRLDRFIRNAEEGMVLIKKLEKANVALILVKDTVCGNVDTSTPIGELAPELHEAARLSVGVGGA
- a CDS encoding phosphoadenosine phosphosulfate reductase family protein encodes the protein MRLQSLPFEAKVTLTNARIRQFYSLMNGKVYVSFSGGKDSTVLLDMVRAVFPETPAVFDDTGLEFPEIKEFVRSKENVEVIRPEVNFKTVIETYGYPVISKEVAKALDQVRRGCKGKVKHFDGTETGRYDYRRYSYLLDAPFKISPTCCDIMKKRPFKKYGKKTGRRPFIGMLAEESTLRTTQWQLHGCINSTPGIESANPLSFWHESDIWAYIKRHNLELAKPYAMGYERTGCVFCMFGAQCEGYPNRFQRLQRTHPKLYDYCMSERGLNMRPVCEFIHIESADMNARLEDFAEVGA